Within Desulfobotulus mexicanus, the genomic segment CTGATGCACGGCGTCAAAGGCAAGGCCAATTTTTGCCGCATCACCGATTACCTGACAGGAAATGCCAAGGCCTTCCACGGTTTCCTTCAGTGCGGAAACGGGCTTTGAGCCTGCCGCCAATACCACGGAGTCCGCAGGAATCAGCTCAATACCCTCGCTGCCTTCCACCTTCACACCGTCTTTTGTGATTTCAAGGGCTTTTGTGGTCACGTCAGTGCGAATACCAATACGCTTCATCTCCTGCATCATGGTCCAGCGGGTGGATTTGCCGATATCTTTGCCCACAGACTGGGTCATTTCGATGAGGGTCACGTTCTTGGTGCCCTTTGTGGCCAGCTCGTAGAGTTTATCCACGTCATCGGCCCTGTTCACAAAGAGAAACTTCAGCTCTTCTCCGGAAAGGGTACCCTTTTCCCCAAGGAAGATGGACGTTTCCACCCCCACGGCACCCCCGCCGATGACCACCACGTTTTTACCCGTATGGGCCCGGTCTTCCAGCACATCCCAGGCCTGAGCCACATGGGGAAGATCTGCACCGGGAATGGGCGGAGAGATGGGTTCCGCACCGGTGGCAAGGATCACGGCATCGGGCTTTTCTTTTTCCAGCAGGGCCTTATCCACTGTGGTTTTAAGCATAACCCGGATATTGTTCACCTGTACCTGGGTGGCAAGATCCTTTGCAAGCTCTGCAAATTCTTCACGCCCCGGAGGTGCGGCTGCCAGATAAAGCTGACCTCCCAGTCGGCTGGAAGCCTCAAAAAGGGTAACGTCATGGCCCTTTTCCCTGGCTGACAGAGCAGCACTCATGCCAGCAGCACCACCGCCGATGACAAAGACCTTTTTAGCCTTATCTGTCTGAACCGCAGCCATTTTAAATTCATAGCCAGCTCTCGGGTTACAGAGACATTCCACATGCTTGAATTTAAAGAGATTGTCAAAGCATCCCTGGGCGCAGGCAATGCAGTGAATGACCTCATTTTCCCGGCCTTCTTCCGCTTTTTTGGGCAGGAAGGCATCAGCAATGAGGCTGCGGCCCATGGCCACCATGTCGCACATGTCATCGGCAATAAGCCTGCGGGCGTCTTTGGGGTCGTTGATACGGTGGCTGGCAATGACAGGGATGGAAACCACTTCCTTAATGCCCCTTGCCAGATAGGCATACACGCCTCTGGGAACGCTGGTGACAATCTGGGGAATGCGGGCCTCGTGCCACCCCACATTGATGCATACCGCATCCACAAGGCCGGAATCGGAAAGTTTTCTTGCATATTCCCGCAGCTCCACCCGGCCCATGCCTTCGGGCA encodes:
- a CDS encoding FAD-dependent oxidoreductase, whose amino-acid sequence is MTTQIRGIDPLFQPIQIGSMTVKNRIYMPAMHLGMCENYEVSDQVTAFYEERARGGAGAICVGYASVNELSANVTHIGAHEDAHIPGLKKMADAIKQHDCRALVQLNHAGRYNHSMLLNGKQPVAPSAIASNLTREVPREMTKEDIDQTVADFAAAAGRVKAAGFDGVEILSGTGYLISEFLSPLTNKREDEYGGPFENRCRFAMEIFSAIRKTVGSDYPVVVRMNGNDLMPEGMGRVELREYARKLSDSGLVDAVCINVGWHEARIPQIVTSVPRGVYAYLARGIKEVVSIPVIASHRINDPKDARRLIADDMCDMVAMGRSLIADAFLPKKAEEGRENEVIHCIACAQGCFDNLFKFKHVECLCNPRAGYEFKMAAVQTDKAKKVFVIGGGAAGMSAALSAREKGHDVTLFEASSRLGGQLYLAAAPPGREEFAELAKDLATQVQVNNIRVMLKTTVDKALLEKEKPDAVILATGAEPISPPIPGADLPHVAQAWDVLEDRAHTGKNVVVIGGGAVGVETSIFLGEKGTLSGEELKFLFVNRADDVDKLYELATKGTKNVTLIEMTQSVGKDIGKSTRWTMMQEMKRIGIRTDVTTKALEITKDGVKVEGSEGIELIPADSVVLAAGSKPVSALKETVEGLGISCQVIGDAAKIGLAFDAVHQGYAAGRAV